A stretch of Gemmatimonas aurantiaca T-27 DNA encodes these proteins:
- a CDS encoding VOC family protein: protein MVSAVRPPRFSRYLLRTTDVEAAAAFYDAVLDHRGDGILPLHESAIARGARPHWLGHVQVGHGGAVDTMITRFVERGAMHLGPPPGVADFAIFRDAGGAIVAVTGNAAESSSRVVWHQLSTLDPQRAAANYSALFGWSFAESEIDLGAFGRHRRFAFDAGESFIGQVSGIEGRPEVHAHWLFFFAVPSLDLAVDRVRTKEGTVLGPIEFSNGARVAVCEDPQGAAFGLIEAEDAVRLAEG from the coding sequence ATGGTCTCCGCCGTGCGCCCTCCCCGCTTCTCACGCTACCTGCTCCGCACCACCGACGTCGAAGCAGCGGCCGCGTTTTATGACGCCGTGCTCGATCATCGCGGCGACGGCATCCTCCCGCTGCACGAATCCGCGATCGCACGCGGCGCACGCCCCCATTGGCTCGGCCATGTACAGGTCGGCCACGGTGGTGCCGTGGACACCATGATCACCCGCTTTGTGGAGCGTGGTGCCATGCATTTGGGGCCGCCGCCCGGTGTCGCAGACTTCGCCATCTTCCGTGATGCGGGCGGGGCGATCGTCGCGGTCACCGGAAACGCCGCTGAGTCCTCGTCGCGAGTGGTCTGGCATCAGCTCAGCACCCTCGATCCACAGCGTGCCGCCGCGAACTACTCGGCACTGTTTGGCTGGTCGTTCGCCGAGAGCGAGATCGATCTGGGTGCGTTCGGTCGCCATCGACGTTTTGCGTTCGATGCGGGCGAGTCGTTCATCGGGCAGGTGTCCGGTATCGAGGGACGTCCTGAAGTACACGCCCACTGGCTGTTCTTCTTTGCCGTTCCGTCTCTCGATCTGGCCGTCGATCGGGTGCGCACGAAAGAAGGGACCGTCCTCGGGCCCATCGAGTTTTCCAACGGCGCACGCGTCGCGGTGTGCGAAGACCCACAAGGGGCGGCGTTCGGGCTCATCGAAGCTGAAGATGCGGTGCGACTGGCGGAGGGGTAG
- a CDS encoding GNAT family N-acetyltransferase: protein MPFIEPVVLTSRDINLVPLAIDHEAGLRAAAADGELWNLRITSVPAPHETRGYIDAALKGRDEGHRFPFAVMENASGMVLGSTSYHDILPDVKRVEIGYTWYAKRVQRSPVNTTCKLLLLTHAFDTLGCNVVGWRTDNFNIESQRAIERLGAKKDGVIRGNVLRRDGTIRDTVMYSLHRGEWPEVRAHLHYLLNKPRGL, encoded by the coding sequence ATGCCCTTTATCGAGCCCGTCGTTCTCACCTCGCGCGACATCAACCTGGTGCCGCTTGCCATCGACCATGAAGCGGGGCTGCGTGCTGCCGCCGCAGACGGGGAGTTGTGGAACCTCCGCATCACCTCGGTGCCGGCACCGCACGAAACACGTGGTTACATCGACGCCGCGCTGAAGGGGCGCGATGAAGGCCATCGTTTTCCGTTCGCGGTGATGGAGAATGCCAGCGGCATGGTGCTTGGCTCCACGAGCTATCACGACATCTTGCCCGACGTGAAACGCGTGGAAATTGGCTACACTTGGTACGCCAAGCGTGTGCAGCGCTCGCCGGTCAACACCACCTGCAAGCTACTGCTCCTGACTCACGCATTCGACACGCTGGGATGCAACGTCGTGGGATGGCGCACCGACAATTTCAATATCGAGAGCCAGCGGGCCATCGAACGACTTGGTGCCAAAAAAGACGGGGTGATTCGCGGCAATGTGCTGCGCCGTGACGGCACCATTCGCGACACGGTGATGTACAGTCTTCACCGCGGGGAGTGGCCTGAGGTGCGTGCCCATCTCCACTATCTGCTGAACAAGCCTCGTGGTCTCTAG
- a CDS encoding SRPBCC family protein, with product MTTPINNTAQVSLPSDIEVRVTRDFRAPRTLVWQAHSDPALFQRWIGGYPGWTMPVCEMDVRPGGKYRWRWRSEDGNEFGFYGEFREVDAPGKMVQAEFYDPGTFGGAMPTTPTITQTTFTEQSGVTTLVVLITYGSKEERDAAISTGMTDGMETSYGRLDTLVAEQQGHGPRLEPLSPRP from the coding sequence GTGACCACACCGATCAACAACACGGCGCAGGTTTCCCTGCCCAGTGACATCGAAGTGCGCGTCACGCGCGACTTCAGGGCGCCTCGCACGCTGGTCTGGCAGGCACACAGTGATCCGGCACTTTTTCAGCGCTGGATCGGCGGCTATCCCGGCTGGACAATGCCGGTGTGCGAAATGGACGTCCGCCCCGGTGGCAAGTATCGCTGGCGCTGGCGCTCAGAGGACGGCAACGAATTCGGTTTTTACGGTGAATTCCGCGAAGTCGATGCGCCGGGAAAGATGGTTCAGGCGGAGTTCTACGATCCGGGCACGTTTGGCGGCGCGATGCCCACCACGCCCACCATCACCCAAACGACCTTCACAGAGCAGAGCGGCGTCACGACGCTCGTGGTGTTGATCACCTACGGCTCGAAGGAGGAGCGCGATGCCGCCATCTCCACCGGCATGACCGACGGCATGGAGACGAGCTACGGGCGCCTCGATACGCTCGTTGCGGAACAGCAGGGACACGGACCTCGCCTCGAGCCCCTGAGTCCACGCCCATGA
- a CDS encoding alpha/beta fold hydrolase: MTHTTTVGITTLLAMTMAIADLSAQQGPTTGYAPVNGLRMYHEVHGQGDPVVLLHGAFMSITSNWTGWIDELSKTRKVIAVEMQGHGRTAGIPRAFSSANHADDVAALLEHLGIARADIIGYSMGGGVAMQMAVRHPDHVRKVVVISSTFRRDGVIQEGQDALQELTAEVFKGSPIETEYKRLSPTPDQFSQFITRMVAANAKDSDLRAEQLKATTAPMFFVHGDADGIRLQHVAEMFRLKGGETHGDLGPRSASRLAIVPNATHVTLMERMAVIVPMVNDFLDAKP, encoded by the coding sequence ATGACCCACACGACGACGGTAGGGATAACCACGCTCCTCGCAATGACGATGGCGATCGCAGACCTCTCGGCGCAGCAGGGACCAACAACGGGATACGCACCAGTCAACGGACTGCGGATGTACCACGAAGTCCATGGACAGGGAGACCCCGTGGTGTTGCTGCACGGGGCATTCATGTCCATCACCAGCAACTGGACCGGGTGGATCGACGAGCTCTCCAAGACTCGGAAGGTCATTGCGGTCGAAATGCAGGGTCACGGGAGAACGGCGGGTATCCCGCGGGCATTCAGCAGCGCGAACCACGCCGATGATGTTGCGGCGCTGCTCGAGCATCTCGGGATCGCTCGCGCAGATATCATCGGCTACAGCATGGGTGGCGGCGTCGCCATGCAGATGGCGGTCCGACACCCCGATCACGTACGAAAGGTGGTGGTCATTTCATCCACCTTCCGGCGTGATGGCGTGATTCAGGAAGGACAGGACGCGCTGCAGGAGCTCACCGCGGAGGTCTTCAAAGGCTCTCCGATTGAGACGGAGTACAAGCGTCTGAGCCCGACACCAGATCAGTTTTCGCAGTTCATCACGCGCATGGTCGCTGCCAATGCCAAAGACAGTGACTTACGTGCCGAACAGTTGAAGGCGACCACCGCGCCCATGTTCTTTGTTCATGGCGATGCGGATGGCATTCGGCTTCAGCACGTCGCTGAGATGTTTCGGTTGAAAGGGGGCGAGACCCATGGTGACCTCGGCCCGCGTTCCGCATCGCGCTTGGCCATTGTACCCAATGCCACCCATGTGACCCTGATGGAGCGCATGGCCGTCATCGTGCCGATGGTCAACGACTTTCTCGACGCCAAGCCGTAG
- a CDS encoding DUF4287 domain-containing protein, producing the protein MPADDKPKGPASYFPSIEKTYGHPIEHWLELVRGRTGMKHMELVTWLKTEHRLGHGHANAIVAYALAAKP; encoded by the coding sequence ATGCCTGCAGACGACAAACCCAAGGGTCCCGCGTCGTACTTCCCTTCCATCGAGAAGACGTACGGGCACCCGATCGAGCATTGGCTCGAACTCGTCCGAGGCCGTACGGGGATGAAACACATGGAATTGGTGACCTGGCTCAAGACGGAGCACCGCTTGGGCCATGGACATGCCAATGCCATCGTCGCGTATGCACTCGCCGCGAAGCCGTAG
- a CDS encoding VOC family protein, translating to MIRAVPMMHVPDVAATARWYESIGFTLDGTHVDCGEMLWARLTLGASEFMLNAGGTPSQALRREVDLYVYVENLEAAYAQVGPVAELVEPIHDTEYGMREFIVRDPNRFWLTFGQPSPDREPAA from the coding sequence ATGATCCGCGCCGTACCGATGATGCATGTTCCGGATGTGGCAGCCACCGCGCGCTGGTATGAGTCGATCGGGTTCACTCTCGACGGCACCCATGTGGACTGTGGCGAGATGTTGTGGGCGCGCCTCACGCTGGGGGCGAGCGAGTTCATGCTGAATGCCGGCGGCACCCCCAGTCAGGCTCTGCGCCGCGAGGTGGATCTTTACGTGTACGTCGAGAACCTCGAGGCGGCATACGCCCAGGTTGGTCCGGTGGCAGAGCTCGTGGAGCCTATCCACGACACCGAGTATGGCATGCGCGAATTCATCGTTCGCGATCCCAACCGGTTCTGGCTCACCTTCGGGCAGCCCTCACCCGATCGCGAGCCCGCGGCATAA
- a CDS encoding dihydrofolate reductase family protein: MGLLTFSLNVTLDGCVDHQEGIADDETHAFFTRLLDEGGAMLWGRVTYEMMEDYWPMVARGEMAAPPAIREWAVKLEVKPKYVVSSTRTDFRWTNSHHLTGDLRSSVQQLKDATPAGVLLGSGQLATALDRLDLIDEYQFLVHPRIAGHGPTLYQSGLPSTRRLELISSTPLRNGAVAMHYRRAR, encoded by the coding sequence ATGGGCCTTCTGACCTTCAGCCTCAACGTCACCCTGGATGGCTGTGTCGATCACCAGGAAGGCATCGCCGACGACGAAACACACGCGTTCTTCACCCGCCTCCTGGACGAGGGCGGAGCGATGCTGTGGGGCCGCGTCACGTACGAAATGATGGAGGACTACTGGCCGATGGTCGCTCGCGGTGAGATGGCCGCGCCGCCCGCGATACGCGAGTGGGCGGTCAAGCTGGAGGTCAAGCCCAAGTACGTGGTGTCGTCTACGCGCACGGATTTCCGGTGGACCAACAGCCATCACCTCACTGGCGACTTACGCTCGAGCGTGCAGCAACTCAAGGATGCGACTCCTGCCGGCGTGCTTCTCGGCAGCGGTCAACTGGCGACCGCATTGGATCGACTGGATCTGATCGACGAGTACCAGTTTCTCGTTCACCCCAGGATCGCCGGTCACGGCCCGACTCTGTACCAGAGCGGGCTCCCCAGCACACGACGGCTCGAGCTGATCTCGTCGACGCCGCTCCGCAACGGCGCCGTGGCCATGCACTACCGGCGTGCGCGCTAG
- a CDS encoding ArsR/SmtB family transcription factor, with product MTDSQRLDATFAALADSTRRAILARLAQGGASVAELAEPFAMSQPAISKHLKVLERAGLISTVQDAQRRPRKIEGARLGEATAWLEEYRQFWERRYSALDALLSELQATPAKSKRKRH from the coding sequence ATGACGGACTCCCAACGTCTCGACGCTACCTTCGCCGCCCTGGCGGACTCCACGCGCCGGGCGATCCTCGCTCGGCTCGCCCAGGGGGGCGCCTCGGTGGCGGAACTGGCGGAACCCTTCGCCATGAGCCAACCCGCGATCTCCAAGCACCTGAAGGTGCTGGAGCGCGCCGGGCTCATCTCGACAGTGCAGGACGCGCAACGCCGCCCACGCAAGATCGAAGGCGCGCGTTTGGGCGAAGCGACCGCCTGGCTCGAGGAATACCGGCAGTTCTGGGAGCGCCGGTACAGCGCGCTCGATGCACTGCTCAGTGAGCTGCAAGCCACGCCGGCCAAATCAAAACGCAAACGCCACTAG
- a CDS encoding alpha/beta hydrolase family protein, translating to MTTNPASTLRERLALAAPGPVEFQRSDLRETSGFRRERIEYPGLEGDIIPAFLFTPTHRPPLGGVVVFHQHNGEFHFGKSEVAGDVGDPYQAFGPALARRGVAVLAPDSVTFEDRRGAVQGVEPEHYDWLRHYSAMAYRLLDGDTLMRKCLDDAQRALSVLADATGVDGRHIGIAGHSYGGYTALYHAAVDARCQFVCISGAVCSFETRRREGTGITLFETVPGLARDIDTHDVLSAIGPRPTFVVSGTEDKYSRDADQVVAKVTGHFITERRVNRGHALDQERFDAIVEWLVDHAGDP from the coding sequence ATGACAACCAATCCTGCCTCGACCCTCCGCGAGCGCCTCGCTCTCGCCGCGCCCGGGCCGGTGGAATTCCAGCGAAGCGATCTCAGGGAGACCAGCGGATTTCGCCGAGAACGGATCGAGTATCCCGGTCTAGAAGGCGACATCATCCCGGCCTTCCTGTTCACGCCGACGCATCGCCCTCCGCTCGGCGGCGTGGTGGTCTTTCATCAGCACAACGGGGAATTCCATTTCGGAAAGAGCGAGGTCGCCGGTGATGTCGGCGACCCGTATCAAGCGTTCGGGCCCGCCCTCGCCCGGAGAGGCGTTGCCGTTCTGGCTCCCGATTCCGTGACGTTCGAGGATCGACGGGGCGCTGTGCAGGGCGTCGAGCCGGAGCACTATGACTGGCTGCGGCATTACAGCGCGATGGCCTACCGATTGCTCGATGGTGACACGCTGATGCGAAAGTGCCTGGACGACGCCCAACGCGCGCTGAGCGTGCTCGCGGATGCCACCGGAGTAGATGGGCGACACATCGGCATCGCGGGACATTCGTATGGTGGATACACGGCGCTCTACCATGCGGCCGTCGACGCACGATGCCAGTTCGTATGCATCAGCGGCGCGGTGTGCAGCTTCGAAACGCGGCGCCGCGAGGGCACCGGCATCACGCTGTTCGAAACAGTGCCCGGGCTCGCCCGCGATATCGACACGCACGATGTGCTCTCTGCCATCGGGCCTCGACCGACCTTCGTGGTATCGGGAACCGAGGACAAGTACTCACGGGATGCCGATCAGGTCGTGGCCAAGGTCACCGGCCACTTCATCACGGAGCGGCGAGTCAATCGTGGGCATGCGCTCGATCAGGAACGATTTGATGCCATCGTCGAGTGGCTGGTGGACCACGCAGGCGATCCGTGA
- a CDS encoding sensor histidine kinase, whose protein sequence is MTWTAKDGAPPEIWALDQGPDGFLWLGTGSGLYRFDGMTFERYRLAPGEQLASIDITAVEVLPSNEIWIGYSDGGVSRLKDGRVTTFTEKDGIGPGMIVHFRQDRDGVLWAVSHGGLSRFLNGHWRSVGADWDVPADFIVGLFIARDGVRWLSTAQGLYFARPGVQRFEPTGAVAEHATLTETPDGRIWIADRPHGLRPMPNYVGADRRSPWKERTVPSGNVLSLASFAVDRQGVIWGTDRVNGGIFRFDPRRTPQPTHSLMASDVDVFRRTDGLTAGRSIPILSDREGNIWVGTSAGLNRFRTSEIIHDVVVPPATAYGYSIATLPDATYITDGVWLYRALPHEAARRHVRLAAAANTVLLRSRDGALWYGNGGAMHRHVGSKITRIALPAQVRDRNVNAIAEDGTGTLWVAFEGSDVYQLKEGRWTGPIDLGGLPTPVIAGADTTGAVWFGYADSRVSRHDAAGMRVFTARDGLTVGNVEGLAILDGAVWVGGELGVARLDHERFHTIGSNQVEALFGVSGMGQASDGDVLFNGLMGVVRMDTKELRKAFADPAYVPDYALYDRRNGLPGVAQQGWHAPTVATGIDGRTWFISNTGVSFLNADGRARNLVPPPIAILSATVQGVTHSTASPLTVPKGTTSLTIAYTAAALRAPESVRFRYRLEGLDTAWTDAGGHREAVFSNLGPKQYRFRVIAANEDGVWNEDGATLDVEIPPTFLQSGPFKAFVGATLVALLWFVYTQRMRSVARRIHGRMAERLEERERIARALHDTLLQSVQALTLHFQFAVDKLPVELPARGALEEAIDRADAVIAEGRDRIQGLRLLRDGAIEDIIAGIVQRQGFDAAVEVVVTCNGTQRALDLLVLDEVTRIAGEAVFNVWRHASATRIAIDVSHGTNFSLRITDNGVGIDPDVVTRGEREGHFGLPGMRESARRLRGVLEVRCLPEGGAEVELTVPASIAYQARGRRSTFPRAPEGHPVVAPAKARA, encoded by the coding sequence ATGACGTGGACGGCCAAGGATGGGGCGCCACCGGAAATCTGGGCATTGGATCAAGGTCCGGACGGCTTCCTGTGGCTCGGCACCGGTTCGGGACTCTATCGTTTTGACGGGATGACGTTCGAGCGGTATCGGCTGGCGCCTGGCGAGCAGCTCGCGTCCATCGATATCACCGCGGTCGAAGTACTGCCGTCGAATGAAATCTGGATCGGGTATTCCGATGGCGGTGTTTCGCGTCTCAAGGACGGACGTGTCACCACGTTCACGGAAAAGGACGGGATCGGGCCTGGAATGATCGTCCACTTTCGCCAGGACCGCGACGGCGTGTTGTGGGCCGTCTCTCACGGAGGGCTCTCACGGTTCCTGAACGGCCATTGGCGCAGCGTGGGCGCGGATTGGGATGTGCCCGCGGACTTCATCGTCGGCTTGTTCATCGCACGCGACGGTGTTCGGTGGCTCAGTACCGCACAAGGTCTCTACTTCGCGCGGCCGGGAGTGCAGCGGTTCGAGCCGACTGGCGCGGTTGCGGAGCATGCCACGTTGACGGAAACGCCCGATGGGCGGATATGGATTGCCGACCGGCCGCACGGATTGCGGCCAATGCCCAACTATGTCGGTGCGGATCGTCGCAGCCCGTGGAAGGAGAGGACGGTTCCGTCCGGGAACGTGCTGTCGCTGGCCAGTTTTGCCGTCGACCGACAAGGTGTCATATGGGGAACGGACCGCGTGAACGGCGGCATCTTCCGCTTCGATCCCCGGCGTACACCGCAACCAACGCACAGTCTGATGGCGTCAGACGTGGACGTATTTCGGCGCACGGACGGTCTCACGGCGGGTCGCAGCATTCCCATTCTGAGCGATCGGGAAGGAAACATCTGGGTTGGGACGAGCGCTGGCCTCAACCGCTTCCGTACCAGCGAGATCATTCACGATGTGGTGGTTCCTCCAGCGACCGCCTATGGCTACAGCATCGCGACGTTGCCAGACGCCACGTACATCACCGACGGGGTCTGGTTGTATCGGGCGCTACCACACGAAGCGGCGCGTCGTCATGTGCGGCTTGCTGCGGCGGCCAATACGGTGCTGCTCAGAAGCAGGGATGGCGCGTTGTGGTACGGCAATGGAGGTGCGATGCACCGCCACGTGGGCAGCAAGATCACTCGAATCGCCTTGCCTGCGCAGGTGCGCGATCGAAATGTCAACGCGATCGCTGAGGACGGCACTGGTACGCTTTGGGTGGCCTTCGAGGGATCGGATGTCTATCAACTGAAGGAGGGTCGGTGGACAGGACCCATCGATCTCGGCGGCTTGCCAACACCCGTCATTGCGGGAGCAGACACCACCGGTGCTGTCTGGTTCGGTTATGCCGACAGTCGGGTTTCCCGTCACGATGCAGCCGGGATGCGAGTGTTCACCGCTCGTGATGGCCTCACGGTGGGCAATGTGGAGGGCCTTGCCATTCTGGACGGTGCGGTATGGGTTGGCGGTGAGCTTGGTGTTGCTCGTCTCGACCACGAGCGCTTTCACACGATCGGTTCCAATCAGGTGGAGGCGCTGTTCGGTGTTTCCGGGATGGGGCAGGCATCCGACGGTGATGTGCTCTTCAACGGATTGATGGGCGTCGTCAGGATGGACACGAAAGAACTGCGGAAAGCGTTCGCTGATCCGGCCTATGTGCCGGACTATGCGCTGTACGATAGACGCAACGGTTTGCCCGGCGTGGCGCAACAGGGCTGGCATGCGCCGACGGTGGCGACCGGCATCGACGGTCGCACATGGTTCATCAGCAATACCGGTGTCTCTTTTCTCAATGCCGACGGTCGTGCACGCAATCTTGTGCCGCCTCCCATTGCGATCTTGTCTGCCACCGTCCAGGGCGTGACCCATTCGACGGCCAGTCCACTCACGGTACCCAAGGGCACAACGTCTCTGACGATTGCCTACACAGCGGCCGCGCTCCGTGCGCCGGAGAGTGTGCGTTTTCGCTACCGACTCGAGGGATTGGATACGGCGTGGACCGACGCCGGCGGGCATCGGGAAGCGGTCTTCAGCAATCTCGGTCCCAAGCAGTATCGCTTCCGTGTCATCGCCGCGAACGAAGACGGCGTGTGGAACGAAGACGGTGCGACGCTGGACGTGGAGATTCCGCCGACGTTTCTCCAGAGCGGGCCGTTCAAGGCATTCGTGGGGGCGACGCTGGTTGCCCTGTTGTGGTTCGTGTACACGCAGCGCATGCGCAGTGTGGCCAGGCGCATTCATGGTCGCATGGCCGAGCGTCTGGAGGAACGGGAGCGTATCGCGCGTGCGCTGCACGACACATTGCTGCAATCGGTGCAGGCGTTGACCCTACACTTCCAGTTCGCCGTGGACAAACTCCCCGTCGAGCTACCGGCCCGCGGCGCACTGGAGGAGGCCATTGACCGAGCGGATGCGGTCATCGCCGAAGGACGCGATCGCATTCAGGGTCTGCGTTTGCTCCGTGACGGCGCTATCGAGGATATCATCGCCGGCATCGTGCAGCGACAGGGTTTTGATGCGGCCGTCGAGGTCGTAGTGACGTGCAATGGCACACAGCGCGCGCTCGACCTGCTCGTCCTCGATGAGGTCACCCGGATCGCTGGCGAAGCCGTCTTCAACGTATGGCGTCACGCATCGGCGACACGCATTGCGATCGATGTCAGCCACGGCACGAATTTCAGTCTTCGCATCACCGACAACGGCGTGGGTATCGATCCCGATGTCGTGACGCGCGGGGAGCGGGAGGGTCATTTCGGACTTCCCGGCATGCGCGAGAGCGCCCGGAGGTTGCGCGGCGTGCTGGAGGTGCGCTGCCTGCCGGAAGGAGGGGCCGAAGTGGAACTGACGGTGCCGGCATCGATTGCGTATCAGGCACGTGGACGCCGCTCCACCTTTCCGAGGGCACCCGAAGGCCATCCGGTGGTCGCTCCTGCAAAGGCCCGTGCGTAA
- a CDS encoding Bor family protein: MIRRLFSLGLVVALSTGCYHATVETGATPTSQVVEKPWASGWIYGLVPPSIVETAQRCPSGVAKVETQLSLPNQLVSFVTFGIYTPMSIRVTCGQGRTSDAGSPTIKSNGNGQEAIHQAADQSAREQVPVLVQF, from the coding sequence ATGATCCGCCGTTTGTTTTCTCTTGGATTGGTTGTTGCACTCAGCACCGGCTGCTATCACGCCACCGTCGAGACGGGAGCCACCCCGACTTCGCAGGTCGTCGAGAAGCCGTGGGCGAGTGGCTGGATCTATGGTCTTGTGCCCCCGTCCATCGTGGAGACGGCGCAGCGTTGCCCGAGTGGTGTGGCCAAGGTCGAAACCCAACTGTCGTTGCCCAATCAACTCGTGAGCTTCGTGACGTTTGGCATCTATACGCCGATGTCGATCCGGGTCACCTGTGGGCAGGGGCGCACGTCCGACGCTGGCAGCCCGACGATCAAGTCGAACGGCAATGGCCAGGAAGCCATCCATCAGGCCGCTGACCAGTCCGCTCGCGAACAGGTGCCGGTGCTGGTGCAGTTCTGA
- a CDS encoding S41 family peptidase, with amino-acid sequence MRQRDVALVVRLGVVGWCLSTTPVQLAGQAAATSGATAPAPQTPAGRLLTTWVSAVNDGDSVRLGALQLAASGTALPDGRVLRSTTGGLTLTQVVRAGTRHVEFVVRDRGSAVRRFGVLAVATDDSTRISYFNLVALPPTAEISDLLVTETERARVIAGTAKNLRQYYVVRETGQWLGDSIEDRLRRGAYDGITASRYLADMLTSELRALSGDRHFRVEFSVPVLPADFSLSRTVADRESQQALWDRNNCAFLRAERLADNIGYLKLNGFGSPEYCKPTVDAAMAFVKGTDALIVDLRDNNGGDADLVTYFASYFVAPRTLLATTWTRASEQTDSAWTTHVAGPRFAESKPVYVLTSTRTFSAGEAFAYELQQLKRVTVVGDPTAGGAHPTWPRRVTDHFYVNTPGARITSPISGTDWEGVGVQPNVLAPQAEALDVARRLATTHIRQRR; translated from the coding sequence ATGAGACAACGCGACGTTGCACTCGTGGTTCGTCTTGGTGTTGTTGGCTGGTGCCTCTCCACCACCCCGGTGCAACTCGCGGGGCAAGCCGCCGCCACAAGCGGTGCGACGGCTCCGGCGCCGCAGACACCTGCAGGACGCCTGCTGACGACCTGGGTGTCTGCTGTCAACGATGGCGACAGCGTGCGACTCGGTGCTTTGCAGCTCGCGGCGAGTGGCACGGCGCTACCTGATGGTCGTGTGCTTCGATCAACGACCGGTGGCCTGACGCTGACCCAAGTTGTGCGAGCTGGCACTCGGCACGTGGAATTTGTCGTGCGCGATCGAGGTTCGGCCGTGCGGCGCTTCGGGGTCCTGGCTGTCGCGACAGATGACAGTACGCGCATCAGCTATTTCAATCTGGTGGCGCTTCCGCCGACCGCGGAAATCTCGGATCTCCTCGTAACGGAGACTGAGCGGGCGCGCGTCATTGCTGGTACGGCCAAAAACCTGCGGCAATACTATGTGGTCCGCGAAACCGGCCAGTGGCTCGGCGACAGCATCGAGGATCGACTCCGTCGTGGCGCATATGACGGAATCACGGCGAGTCGCTATCTCGCGGACATGCTCACGAGCGAGCTTCGTGCGCTGTCTGGGGATCGTCATTTCCGCGTGGAGTTCAGCGTCCCCGTGTTGCCCGCCGATTTCTCTCTTTCGCGCACGGTCGCTGATCGCGAGTCACAACAAGCACTCTGGGACCGCAACAATTGTGCATTTCTCCGTGCCGAGCGTCTCGCCGACAACATCGGATATCTGAAACTGAATGGCTTCGGCTCACCGGAGTACTGCAAGCCGACGGTCGATGCGGCGATGGCTTTTGTGAAGGGAACAGACGCACTCATCGTCGACCTGCGCGACAACAACGGGGGAGACGCGGACCTGGTCACCTATTTTGCCTCGTACTTCGTTGCCCCGCGCACACTGCTGGCGACGACATGGACGCGCGCATCCGAGCAGACGGATTCCGCGTGGACAACCCATGTCGCGGGCCCGCGCTTCGCCGAGTCGAAGCCCGTGTATGTACTCACATCGACACGGACTTTCTCGGCAGGAGAGGCATTCGCCTATGAACTCCAGCAATTGAAGCGTGTGACGGTGGTTGGCGATCCCACCGCCGGTGGCGCTCACCCTACGTGGCCACGGCGCGTGACGGACCACTTTTATGTGAACACGCCTGGCGCACGCATCACGAGTCCGATTTCCGGTACCGATTGGGAAGGCGTTGGTGTGCAGCCCAACGTGCTCGCTCCGCAGGCCGAGGCACTCGATGTTGCCCGGCGGCTCGCAACGACGCACATTCGACAACGGCGATAG
- a CDS encoding DUF6886 family protein, whose product MLFHLSEEANIDRLEPRVPDSGGEPLVWAIDAEHVRNYLVPRACPRVTFYDGPHTSRADRARFLTTGGAVLAIESAWYERLRHCRLYRYHLPSATFECIDAGAGYYVSREPVAPVHVEIIDDPLGELLRQGIEIRLLPSLWELHDAVASSSLQFSMIRMRNAAPPTARSF is encoded by the coding sequence ATGCTCTTTCATCTCAGCGAAGAAGCGAATATCGACCGGCTCGAGCCACGTGTCCCAGACTCCGGTGGTGAACCACTCGTATGGGCGATCGACGCTGAACATGTGCGCAACTACCTCGTGCCTCGGGCGTGTCCGCGCGTCACGTTCTACGATGGGCCACATACGAGCCGTGCAGATCGTGCGCGGTTTCTGACGACGGGCGGCGCGGTACTCGCCATCGAGAGCGCGTGGTATGAGCGGCTCCGGCACTGCCGCCTGTACCGGTATCACTTGCCGTCGGCGACGTTCGAGTGCATCGATGCGGGCGCCGGCTACTATGTAAGCCGTGAACCCGTGGCTCCGGTGCACGTGGAGATCATAGATGATCCACTTGGCGAACTCCTGAGGCAGGGGATTGAGATCCGCCTGTTGCCGTCCCTCTGGGAACTGCACGACGCCGTCGCCAGCTCGAGCTTGCAGTTCTCCATGATCCGTATGCGCAACGCGGCACCGCCGACTGCGCGAAGTTTCTGA